Proteins from one Mycobacterium sp. EPa45 genomic window:
- a CDS encoding TetR/AcrR family transcriptional regulator, with translation MVAKKQVDVEDGREVLDAEVEMPASWQQRTIERRLSTARARALARSSRFLATALELVEESGRADFTIQTLIDRSNLSLRAFYQHFAGKEELLLALYENVTSQFTEGIRHEVAAADGPMEQLEAFCRGFLSRAESSEKLGGRVMTIYNLSLEIERPADFAKIWEPHQKLLTKTITSCSRAGLIRNDLTPAQLTTLLNSTLTALAQIGVFHLGVKGAELSEDQLWAWCRQALMPPQEPKPRATRTKSPSRTTVVRRAK, from the coding sequence ATGGTTGCAAAGAAGCAAGTGGACGTCGAAGACGGACGTGAAGTGCTTGACGCGGAAGTCGAGATGCCGGCCTCGTGGCAGCAGCGCACGATCGAGCGCCGATTGAGCACTGCGAGGGCACGTGCCCTGGCGCGGAGTTCACGATTCCTGGCCACTGCTCTTGAGCTTGTCGAGGAATCGGGACGTGCTGATTTCACGATCCAGACCCTTATCGACCGGTCGAACCTGAGCCTGCGCGCCTTTTATCAGCACTTTGCCGGCAAGGAAGAATTGCTGCTCGCGCTTTATGAGAACGTCACCAGTCAGTTCACCGAGGGTATCCGGCACGAGGTTGCCGCAGCCGACGGCCCGATGGAACAGCTGGAGGCGTTCTGCCGGGGGTTCCTGTCCCGCGCCGAGTCGTCTGAGAAGCTCGGCGGCCGCGTGATGACGATTTACAACCTCAGCTTGGAGATCGAGCGTCCCGCGGATTTCGCGAAGATCTGGGAGCCGCATCAGAAGCTGCTCACGAAGACCATCACGTCCTGCTCGCGGGCCGGCCTGATCCGCAATGATCTGACCCCCGCACAGCTCACGACGCTGCTGAACTCGACACTCACCGCACTCGCCCAGATCGGCGTCTTCCACCTCGGCGTCAAGGGCGCCGAACTGTCCGAGGATCAGCTGTGGGCGTGGTGCCGCCAAGCGCTGATGCCGCCGCAAGAGCCGAAACCCAGAGCGACGCGGACGAAGTCGCCGAGCCGCACGACTGTGGTACGGCGCGCGAAATAG
- a CDS encoding acyl-CoA dehydrogenase family protein, with protein sequence MHFQLDPKTEAFRDEVRTHLEGVLTPEFEEKVYRSGVAHDDDFARGLVDKRLFAPSWPEEFGGQDRDAWDEQVVNELMMRYDAPVYLSETTRMVASIVRQIGTPALQDRILAGAMRGDITIALGFTEPECGSDVAAAATKAVREGDEWVINGSKMFTTNGHIADYIFLLARTDQEKPKHKGLTMFLVPTATAGFEAQAVWTLSGERTNITFYSDVTIGDEWRIGEVDGGWQVLGLSLQDEHASGWGPHLERLLHHAERWAQVTVAPNGRSRIHDADVRRRIARVAMELEVSTLLQRRCVWMAEQGLVPVAEGPMSKVFSTEALERASQDIVELVGPDALRSYFEPTAPEDGRFDHTMRFALGTTIYAGTSEVQRTIIAQRGLGLPR encoded by the coding sequence ATGCACTTTCAGCTCGACCCGAAGACCGAGGCCTTCCGCGACGAGGTCCGTACCCACCTGGAGGGGGTGCTCACGCCGGAGTTCGAGGAGAAGGTGTATCGCAGCGGCGTCGCACATGACGACGACTTTGCGCGAGGACTGGTCGACAAGCGCCTGTTCGCCCCGAGTTGGCCGGAGGAGTTCGGCGGTCAGGACCGGGACGCCTGGGACGAACAGGTCGTCAATGAGCTGATGATGCGCTACGACGCACCGGTCTATCTTTCGGAGACCACGCGGATGGTGGCCTCGATCGTCCGCCAGATCGGCACGCCCGCGCTGCAGGACCGGATCCTTGCGGGAGCCATGCGCGGTGACATCACGATCGCTCTGGGCTTCACCGAGCCCGAGTGTGGCTCGGACGTCGCCGCAGCGGCCACGAAGGCGGTCCGTGAAGGCGACGAGTGGGTGATCAACGGATCCAAGATGTTCACCACGAATGGACATATCGCCGACTACATCTTCCTGTTGGCCCGAACCGACCAGGAGAAGCCGAAACACAAGGGCCTCACCATGTTTTTGGTGCCCACCGCCACGGCCGGCTTCGAAGCGCAGGCGGTGTGGACGCTATCCGGCGAGCGCACCAACATCACGTTCTACAGCGATGTGACTATCGGTGACGAATGGCGTATCGGCGAGGTCGACGGCGGCTGGCAGGTTCTGGGCCTGTCCCTGCAGGACGAGCACGCCTCAGGCTGGGGTCCCCACCTGGAGCGCCTCCTGCACCACGCAGAGCGGTGGGCACAGGTCACCGTGGCGCCGAATGGCAGGTCTCGCATCCACGACGCCGACGTACGCCGTCGCATCGCCCGTGTCGCAATGGAGCTCGAGGTGTCAACACTGCTACAACGCCGCTGCGTGTGGATGGCCGAACAAGGTCTCGTCCCGGTGGCCGAAGGACCGATGTCCAAGGTGTTCAGTACCGAGGCGTTGGAGCGTGCAAGCCAGGACATCGTCGAGCTGGTCGGGCCTGACGCTCTGCGAAGCTATTTCGAGCCGACCGCACCGGAGGACGGCCGCTTCGACCACACGATGCGGTTCGCGCTCGGGACGACGATCTACGCGGGCACCAGCGAGGTGCAGCGCACGATCATCGCCCAGCGTGGACTCGGCCTACCCCGTTGA
- a CDS encoding acyl-CoA dehydrogenase family protein, whose protein sequence is MDLALSPEQTQLVASFASLYARESSSERVRAAEPLGFDPALWRALQETGAIEMAVDEQAGGWGASIAELALTAEQFGRAVASAPVIEAQVAARLLAMCGDPGAELLADALGRDRLITFVPRSHAGTTLEMVPGGMVADVVIALVDGRLLAVPVTGQRVGIENLGSMPVADIGVGDDARVLADGVRAVALHSAALDLWLTLIAAALSGAAARAVEMGVEYAKQRHAFGVAIGTFQAVSHPLADSATAADGARLLALEAACAFDDEPQRVTELAAMAFAFAYESARDATRRSLHIHGGYGFGMEGDIQLYYRRVRAWALVYGEPNVALDRVADARYGVVAG, encoded by the coding sequence GTGGACTTAGCTCTTTCTCCCGAACAAACCCAGCTCGTGGCATCTTTCGCTTCGCTCTACGCGCGAGAGTCGTCGTCGGAACGTGTACGGGCCGCCGAACCGCTCGGCTTCGACCCGGCCCTGTGGCGCGCGCTACAGGAAACCGGCGCGATCGAAATGGCGGTCGACGAGCAGGCCGGCGGATGGGGCGCGTCGATTGCCGAACTCGCTCTCACCGCTGAGCAGTTCGGCAGGGCAGTGGCGTCGGCGCCGGTGATCGAGGCACAAGTTGCGGCCCGGCTCCTGGCCATGTGCGGCGATCCGGGCGCGGAGTTGCTGGCCGATGCGTTGGGCCGCGACCGGCTCATCACTTTCGTTCCGCGGTCGCACGCCGGAACCACTCTCGAGATGGTGCCCGGCGGCATGGTCGCCGACGTGGTGATCGCTCTCGTCGACGGACGCCTGCTGGCGGTTCCGGTCACCGGTCAGCGGGTCGGGATCGAAAATCTTGGCTCGATGCCAGTTGCGGATATCGGCGTCGGTGACGACGCCCGGGTGCTTGCCGACGGGGTTCGCGCCGTCGCATTACATTCGGCTGCCCTTGACCTCTGGCTCACGCTGATCGCCGCGGCACTGTCCGGAGCCGCGGCCAGGGCCGTCGAGATGGGCGTGGAATACGCCAAGCAGCGGCACGCATTCGGCGTCGCGATAGGAACGTTTCAAGCCGTCTCGCATCCCTTGGCTGACAGTGCCACCGCGGCTGACGGAGCCCGGCTGCTCGCGCTGGAGGCAGCATGCGCCTTCGACGACGAGCCCCAGCGCGTCACCGAATTGGCGGCGATGGCGTTCGCATTCGCCTACGAATCGGCACGAGACGCCACCCGGCGGAGTCTGCACATTCACGGCGGATACGGCTTCGGGATGGAAGGCGACATTCAGCTCTACTACCGCCGGGTTCGCGCCTGGGCGCTCGTATACGGCGAGCCGAATGTCGCGCTGGACCGAGTTGCGGACGCACGCTACGGGGTTGTTGCCGGCTGA